A genome region from Pseudomonas pergaminensis includes the following:
- the rsmI gene encoding 16S rRNA (cytidine(1402)-2'-O)-methyltransferase, producing MSLLPTIEVCVLTAPGPLNSTAGSLFVVATPIGNLDDISARALKVLRDVKLIAAEDTRHSQRLMQHFGISTPLAACHEHNEREEGSRFIVRLLAGDDVALISDAGTPLISDPGYHLVRQARAAGINVVPVPGACALIAALSAAGLPSDRFIFEGFLPAKAVGRRARLQALKEEPRTLIFYEAPHRILECLQDMELVFGGERLALLARELTKTFETLKGLPLEALRAFVEGDSNQQRGECVVLVAGWSAPEDEDAVGSEAMRILDLLLKEMPLKRAAALAAEITGVRKNLLYQAALDKQKAE from the coding sequence ATGTCGCTTTTGCCAACCATCGAGGTGTGCGTTTTGACTGCTCCAGGTCCTTTGAATTCCACTGCAGGCTCGCTTTTTGTCGTGGCGACGCCCATTGGCAACCTGGACGACATCAGTGCCCGGGCATTGAAAGTGTTGCGCGACGTTAAATTGATCGCGGCTGAAGACACTCGGCACTCCCAGCGTTTGATGCAGCATTTTGGTATCAGCACGCCATTAGCGGCCTGCCATGAGCACAATGAGCGCGAAGAAGGCAGCCGCTTTATCGTGCGCCTGCTGGCAGGCGACGATGTGGCGCTGATCTCCGACGCGGGTACGCCGCTGATCTCCGACCCTGGCTACCATCTGGTGCGCCAAGCACGGGCCGCTGGTATCAATGTAGTGCCAGTTCCGGGAGCGTGCGCGCTGATCGCAGCATTGTCGGCGGCCGGCTTGCCTTCCGACCGTTTTATCTTCGAAGGTTTTCTGCCGGCCAAGGCCGTGGGGCGGCGGGCGCGGCTTCAAGCGTTGAAGGAAGAACCGCGTACCTTGATCTTCTATGAAGCCCCACATCGCATCCTTGAGTGCCTGCAGGACATGGAGCTGGTGTTTGGCGGCGAACGCCTTGCGTTGCTGGCCCGCGAGCTGACCAAGACCTTCGAGACCCTCAAGGGCCTGCCGCTGGAGGCACTGCGCGCGTTTGTCGAAGGCGACAGCAATCAGCAGCGCGGCGAGTGTGTGGTACTGGTGGCGGGCTGGAGCGCGCCGGAGGATGAAGACGCGGTAGGCAGCGAGGCCATGCGCATCCTGGACCTGTTGCTCAAGGAGATGCCCCTTAAGCGTGCAGCGGCCCTGGCGGCGGAAATTACCGGCGTGCGCAAGAACCTCTTGTACCAGGCGGCGCTGGATAAACAGAAAGCCGAATAG
- the mraZ gene encoding division/cell wall cluster transcriptional repressor MraZ, with product MFRGANAISLDAKGRLAMPSRYRDELISRSSGQLIITIDAVDPCLCVYPLDEWELIETKLRALPSLREENRRLQRLLIGNAVDLELDGSGRFLVPPRLREYAKLDKRAMLVGQLNKFQLWDEDAWDAVSAADLAAIQQPGAMPDELRDLIL from the coding sequence GTGTTTCGCGGAGCTAACGCTATCAGTCTCGATGCAAAAGGCCGTCTCGCCATGCCGAGCCGGTATCGTGACGAGCTCATTTCGCGAAGTTCCGGGCAGTTGATCATCACCATCGATGCCGTTGACCCTTGTTTATGTGTTTACCCGCTCGATGAGTGGGAGTTGATCGAAACCAAATTGCGCGCCCTGCCTTCATTGCGTGAAGAAAACCGCCGCCTGCAGCGTTTGCTGATTGGTAATGCCGTCGACCTCGAGCTCGATGGCAGTGGTCGTTTCCTGGTACCGCCGCGCTTGCGCGAGTACGCCAAGCTGGATAAGCGCGCAATGTTGGTCGGCCAACTGAACAAGTTCCAATTGTGGGACGAAGATGCCTGGGATGCTGTTTCTGCAGCTGACTTGGCTGCTATTCAACAACCGGGCGCTATGCCTGATGAACTGCGTGATTTGATCCTGTGA
- the rsmH gene encoding 16S rRNA (cytosine(1402)-N(4))-methyltransferase RsmH, producing MTIDSGFNHITVLLDEAVQALAVRADGCYLDGTFGRGGHSRLILSQLGSDGKLLGFDKDPQAIATGQALAAEDGRFVVVQRSFAELGAEVAERGMAGKVAGVLLDLGVSSPQLDDPERGFSFMNDGPLDMRMDPTRGVSAAQFIATAPVEEIARVFKEYGEERFAGRMARAVVERREIQPFERTADLAEVLKVANPAWEKGKNPATRAFQGLRIHVNNELGDLEAGLEAALEALEVGGRLVVISFHSLEDRIVKLFMRRLVKGESDNLPRNLPVRFEAFVPKIKILGKAQFASEAELKANPRSRSAVMRVAEKLR from the coding sequence GTGACTATTGATAGCGGCTTTAACCACATCACCGTACTGCTTGACGAAGCCGTTCAGGCTCTCGCCGTACGCGCGGATGGCTGCTATCTGGACGGTACGTTCGGCAGGGGCGGGCATAGCCGGTTGATACTCAGCCAGCTCGGGTCCGACGGTAAACTCCTCGGGTTCGACAAAGACCCTCAAGCGATTGCCACCGGGCAAGCGCTAGCGGCCGAAGACGGCCGCTTTGTCGTTGTGCAGCGTAGCTTTGCCGAGCTGGGTGCCGAAGTCGCCGAGCGTGGCATGGCAGGTAAGGTGGCCGGGGTTTTGCTCGACCTGGGCGTGTCTTCGCCACAGCTCGACGACCCGGAGCGCGGCTTCAGTTTCATGAACGATGGCCCGCTCGACATGCGCATGGACCCGACCCGTGGCGTCAGCGCTGCACAGTTCATCGCCACCGCGCCGGTGGAAGAAATTGCCCGCGTGTTCAAGGAGTACGGTGAAGAACGTTTCGCCGGCCGCATGGCCCGCGCCGTGGTCGAGCGCCGCGAAATCCAGCCGTTCGAACGCACTGCCGACCTGGCCGAAGTGTTGAAGGTCGCCAACCCTGCATGGGAAAAGGGCAAGAACCCGGCAACCCGCGCATTCCAGGGCCTGCGCATTCACGTCAACAACGAATTGGGCGACCTGGAGGCCGGCCTCGAGGCTGCCCTTGAGGCGCTGGAAGTGGGCGGTCGCCTGGTGGTGATCAGCTTCCACTCCCTGGAAGACCGTATCGTCAAACTGTTCATGCGTCGCCTGGTCAAGGGTGAGTCCGATAACCTGCCGCGTAACCTGCCGGTACGTTTCGAAGCCTTTGTGCCGAAAATCAAAATCCTTGGCAAAGCGCAGTTCGCTTCAGAAGCCGAACTCAAGGCCAACCCACGTTCCCGTAGCGCCGTCATGCGCGTCGCGGAGAAGTTGCGGTGA
- the ftsL gene encoding cell division protein FtsL — protein sequence MSKLFAKPLPGGSFFMLLLFVGVLVSAIAVSYSAHYNRQLLNTLYGELSVRDKAQAEWGRLILEQSTWTAHSRIEVLATEQLKMHIPGAAEVRMVAP from the coding sequence GTGAGCAAGCTTTTCGCCAAGCCCCTCCCGGGCGGCAGCTTCTTTATGTTGCTGCTGTTTGTCGGCGTGCTGGTTTCCGCGATTGCGGTGTCCTACAGCGCGCACTACAACCGTCAACTGCTCAATACCCTGTACGGGGAACTGAGTGTGCGTGACAAGGCGCAAGCGGAGTGGGGCCGGCTGATCCTGGAGCAAAGCACCTGGACGGCCCACAGCCGTATCGAAGTGCTGGCCACCGAACAGCTGAAAATGCACATCCCGGGCGCGGCCGAAGTCCGCATGGTGGCGCCATGA
- a CDS encoding peptidoglycan D,D-transpeptidase FtsI family protein codes for MKLEGALYPWRFRLMLGLLALMVGAIAWRIIDLQVVDRDFLIGQGDARSLRHIPIPAHRGLITDRNGEPLAVSTPVTTLWANAKELQVAKDKWPQLAAALGQDPKALAERLEAQANKEFIYLVRGLTPEQGQQVLDLKVPGVYGIEEFRRFYPAGETTAHMVGFTDIDDHGREGVELAYDEWLAGVPGKRQVIKDRRGRLIKDVQVTKNAKAGKPLALSIDLRLQYLANRELRNAIIENGAKAGSLVIMDVKTGEILAMVNQPTYNPNNRRNLQPAMMRNRAMIDVFEPGSTMKAISMSAALETGRWKPSDKVEVYPGTLQLGKYTIRDVSRTEGPVLDLTGILINSSNVGMSKVAFDIGGETIYHLAQKIGLGQPTGLDFPGERVGNLPNYRDWKKAETATLSYGYGLSVTAIQLAHAFSVLANNGRMVPLSLIHVDEAPKATQVIPENVAKTMQGMLQQVIEAPRGVFRAQVPAYHVAGKSGTARKTSVGTKGYAENSYRSLFAGFGPMSDPRYAIVVVIDEPSKAGYFGGLVSAPVFSKVMSGTLRLMNITPDNLPPTQQANAGPPAAAVKANGGRG; via the coding sequence ATGAAACTCGAAGGCGCACTCTACCCTTGGCGCTTCCGCCTGATGCTCGGCTTGCTGGCATTGATGGTGGGGGCGATCGCCTGGCGGATCATCGACCTGCAAGTGGTCGATCGTGACTTCCTGATCGGTCAAGGCGATGCGCGCAGCCTGCGCCATATCCCTATTCCTGCGCACCGCGGCCTGATCACCGACCGTAACGGCGAGCCCCTGGCCGTGAGTACGCCGGTGACCACCCTTTGGGCCAACGCCAAGGAATTGCAGGTCGCCAAGGACAAGTGGCCACAACTGGCTGCCGCCCTGGGCCAGGACCCGAAAGCCTTGGCCGAACGCCTCGAAGCCCAGGCCAATAAAGAATTCATCTACCTGGTTCGTGGCTTGACGCCTGAACAGGGCCAGCAGGTGCTCGACCTTAAAGTCCCCGGTGTCTACGGCATCGAGGAATTCCGTCGTTTCTACCCGGCCGGTGAAACCACCGCGCATATGGTCGGCTTCACCGACATTGATGACCACGGCCGTGAAGGCGTGGAACTCGCCTACGATGAATGGCTCGCCGGGGTTCCCGGCAAACGACAAGTCATCAAGGATCGGCGCGGCAGACTGATCAAGGATGTCCAAGTCACCAAAAACGCCAAGGCCGGTAAGCCCTTGGCGTTGTCGATTGACCTGCGCCTGCAATACCTGGCCAACCGCGAGCTGCGAAACGCGATCATCGAGAACGGCGCCAAGGCCGGTAGCCTGGTGATCATGGACGTGAAGACCGGCGAGATCCTCGCCATGGTCAACCAGCCGACCTACAACCCCAACAACCGTCGCAACCTGCAGCCGGCGATGATGCGCAACCGCGCGATGATCGACGTGTTCGAACCGGGTTCGACCATGAAAGCCATCTCCATGAGCGCCGCCCTCGAAACCGGACGCTGGAAGCCCAGCGACAAGGTCGAGGTGTACCCCGGCACCCTGCAGTTGGGCAAATACACCATTCGTGACGTATCGCGCACCGAAGGTCCGGTGCTGGATCTGACAGGTATCCTGATCAACTCCAGTAACGTGGGCATGAGTAAGGTCGCCTTTGATATCGGCGGCGAAACCATCTACCACCTGGCGCAGAAGATCGGTTTGGGCCAACCCACCGGCCTGGATTTCCCAGGCGAGCGCGTGGGCAACCTGCCCAACTATCGCGACTGGAAAAAGGCCGAGACCGCCACGCTTTCCTATGGCTATGGCCTGTCGGTGACCGCGATCCAACTGGCCCACGCGTTCTCTGTATTGGCGAATAACGGCCGTATGGTTCCGCTGAGCCTGATTCATGTCGACGAAGCCCCGAAAGCCACTCAGGTGATCCCGGAAAACGTCGCCAAGACCATGCAAGGCATGCTGCAACAAGTGATCGAAGCGCCACGCGGCGTATTCCGTGCCCAAGTGCCGGCGTATCACGTGGCGGGCAAGTCGGGTACTGCGCGTAAGACGTCGGTGGGCACCAAGGGCTACGCCGAAAACTCTTACCGTTCGCTGTTCGCTGGCTTCGGCCCGATGAGCGATCCACGTTACGCCATCGTTGTGGTGATCGATGAACCGAGCAAGGCCGGTTACTTCGGTGGCCTGGTATCGGCGCCGGTGTTCAGCAAAGTGATGTCCGGCACCCTGCGCCTGATGAACATCACGCCGGACAACCTGCCGCCGACCCAACAAGCGAACGCCGGTCCACCGGCCGCTGCGGTAAAAGCCAATGGAGGGCGCGGCTGA
- a CDS encoding UDP-N-acetylmuramoyl-L-alanyl-D-glutamate--2,6-diaminopimelate ligase produces MSLSLNKIFAHAGRDLLIRELSLDSRNVRAGDLFLAVPGGKFDGRAHIADALQRGAAAVAYEVDGATVLPITDVPLIPVKGLAAQLSDIAGRFYGDPSRQLNLVGVTGTNGKTSVTQLIAQALDLLGQHCGIVGTLGTGFYGALQSGLHTTPNPIAVQATLADLKKAGAKAVAMEVSSHGLHQGRVAALAFDVAVMTNLSRDHLDYHGTMEAYAAEKAKLFAWNDLKCRVVNLDDEFGRQLAAEDRESRLISYSLEDASAYLYCREAQFNDEGVRATLVTPQGEHHLRSSLLGRFNLSNVLAAVGALLGLDYALDEILRVLPKLEGPAGRMQRLGGGTQPLVVVDYAHTPDALEKVLLALRPHAKGKLLCLFGCGGDRDRGKRPLMAEIVERLADGVLVTDDNPRSEDPSQIFDDIRVGFNDASKATFVAGRGAAIAQLIASASADDVVVLAGKGHEDYQEINGERHAFSDLVEADHALTAWEVAHA; encoded by the coding sequence ATGTCTCTTAGCCTGAACAAGATTTTTGCCCATGCCGGTCGCGATCTGTTGATCCGCGAGTTGAGCCTGGACAGCCGTAATGTACGTGCCGGTGACCTGTTCCTCGCCGTGCCTGGCGGGAAGTTCGATGGCCGTGCGCACATCGCGGATGCGTTGCAGCGCGGTGCAGCTGCCGTGGCTTATGAAGTGGATGGCGCTACGGTGCTGCCGATCACTGACGTGCCGTTGATTCCGGTCAAAGGCCTGGCTGCGCAGTTGTCCGATATCGCCGGGCGCTTTTATGGCGACCCGAGCCGCCAGCTCAACCTGGTCGGTGTCACTGGCACCAACGGCAAGACCAGCGTGACCCAATTGATTGCCCAGGCGCTTGATCTGCTGGGCCAGCACTGCGGCATCGTCGGCACACTGGGCACGGGTTTCTACGGCGCGCTGCAAAGCGGCCTGCACACCACCCCGAACCCGATAGCCGTGCAAGCGACCCTGGCCGACCTGAAAAAGGCCGGTGCCAAGGCGGTCGCGATGGAAGTGTCGTCCCACGGCCTGCACCAAGGGCGCGTTGCCGCCCTGGCGTTCGACGTGGCAGTGATGACCAACCTGTCTCGCGATCATCTGGACTACCACGGCACCATGGAAGCCTACGCTGCCGAAAAGGCCAAGCTGTTTGCCTGGAACGACCTCAAGTGCCGCGTGGTAAACCTGGACGACGAATTCGGCCGCCAGCTGGCTGCCGAAGACCGTGAGTCGCGCCTGATCAGCTACAGCCTGGAAGACGCCAGCGCTTACCTGTATTGCCGTGAAGCTCAATTCAATGACGAAGGCGTGCGCGCCACGCTGGTGACGCCGCAGGGCGAGCACCATTTGCGCAGCAGCCTGCTCGGTCGTTTCAACCTGAGCAACGTGCTCGCCGCCGTTGGTGCGTTGCTCGGCCTGGATTACGCCCTGGATGAGATCCTGCGCGTGCTGCCGAAGCTGGAAGGCCCGGCTGGCCGCATGCAGCGCCTGGGTGGCGGCACGCAGCCGCTGGTCGTGGTCGATTACGCCCACACACCGGACGCCCTGGAAAAAGTCCTGTTGGCCCTGCGTCCCCACGCCAAGGGCAAATTGCTGTGCCTGTTCGGCTGTGGCGGTGATCGCGATCGCGGCAAGCGCCCTTTGATGGCTGAGATTGTCGAGCGCCTGGCCGATGGCGTGCTTGTCACCGACGACAACCCGCGTAGCGAAGACCCGAGCCAGATTTTCGACGACATCCGTGTTGGCTTCAACGACGCGTCCAAGGCCACTTTCGTTGCCGGTCGTGGCGCGGCCATTGCCCAACTGATCGCCAGCGCCAGCGCTGACGATGTGGTGGTGCTGGCTGGTAAGGGCCACGAGGACTATCAGGAAATCAATGGCGAGCGTCATGCCTTCTCCGATCTGGTCGAGGCCGATCACGCCCTGACCGCCTGGGAGGTCGCCCATGCTTAA